The Thaumasiovibrio subtropicus genome window below encodes:
- the kdgR gene encoding DNA-binding transcriptional regulator KdgR yields the protein MTATKQPESVSSVLKTFGILQALSEQKDIGISELAQRLMMSKSTVYRFLQTMKTLGFVSQDGDSENYSLTLKLFEVGANALEYVDLVELADFEMRRIGDATSEALHLGALDEDAIIYIHKIDSKYNLRMQSRIGRRNPLYSTAIGKVLLAERPEEEVRQILAPVEFVKSTTRTHETIDSLIEELNTVRETGVGEDNEEQEEGLRCIAVPVLDRFNNVVAGMSVSLPVIRFSEEKRADYIDQLHQAAARISGKLGCKQYPYGKVE from the coding sequence ATGACAGCCACAAAACAGCCGGAGTCAGTCTCTTCGGTATTAAAAACATTTGGCATCTTGCAGGCATTAAGTGAGCAAAAGGATATTGGTATTAGTGAACTTGCTCAACGGCTTATGATGTCTAAAAGTACGGTTTACCGCTTCCTACAAACAATGAAAACCTTGGGTTTTGTTTCGCAAGACGGTGACAGCGAAAACTACTCGTTGACATTGAAACTGTTTGAAGTTGGCGCTAATGCGCTTGAGTATGTTGATCTTGTTGAGTTAGCTGATTTCGAGATGCGTCGAATCGGTGATGCAACCTCTGAAGCCTTACACTTGGGCGCCTTAGATGAAGATGCCATTATCTACATCCACAAGATAGATTCGAAATACAACCTACGTATGCAATCTCGTATTGGCCGTCGGAATCCACTTTACAGTACGGCAATTGGTAAAGTGTTGTTGGCAGAGCGCCCAGAAGAAGAAGTACGCCAGATTCTGGCGCCAGTAGAGTTCGTAAAGTCAACAACGCGCACGCACGAAACGATTGACTCTTTGATTGAAGAGTTGAATACCGTCCGTGAAACTGGAGTTGGCGAAGACAATGAAGAGCAGGAAGAAGGGTTACGCTGTATTGCCGTTCCTGTGCTTGATCGTTTTAACAACGTTGTTGCTGGCATGAGTGTTTCGCTGCCAGTGATCCGTTTTAGTGAAGAAAAACGTGCCGACTATATCGATCAATTGCACCAAGCTGCTGCGCGTATTTCAGGCAAGTTAGGGTGTAAACAGTACCCTTACGGCAAGGTTGAATAA
- a CDS encoding sulfatase family protein: MKSSTSQPNVIVIYADDLGFGDIGCYGANDIPTPNLDKLADEGIKFHQGYAPAATCTPSRYSLLTGSYPWRNPNAAVLPGDAPQIIAPDAPTLPKMLQSQGYRTGIVGKWHLGLGNGELDFNTEIQGTPNDVGFDTSYIMAATNDRVPCVYINNRHVENLDPNDPIEVTYEWDNAFPDVPTGRHNPELLDMMYDHGHDGTIINGVSRIGHMRGGKRAVWDDETMGEHFADKAKSFISENAEQPFFLYYALHQPHVPRIPAPQFRGVTPHGPRGDVIVEMDWCIGQVLDHLESLGLKENTLVIFSSDNGPVLNDGYKDQAIEKNGNHRMAGPLRGGKYSLFDGGTKVPFLLRWPANVQPGESNTIFGHVDLYASLAALTGATLAEDEAPDSHNMLSTLTDAQQTGREEIALEGMQGGNVYRYRHWGYIPPHDGEAICCYTGNEKGNLNAPQLYDLSKDVGQQHNLAEQYPDVVDELATRFAAHMRLDKTR; encoded by the coding sequence TTGAAATCATCAACTTCTCAACCTAATGTCATTGTCATCTATGCCGATGATCTCGGTTTTGGTGACATTGGCTGCTACGGCGCTAATGACATCCCCACTCCGAATTTAGATAAACTTGCCGATGAAGGGATCAAGTTTCACCAAGGTTATGCTCCTGCCGCGACCTGCACACCCTCACGCTACAGTTTACTGACGGGAAGCTACCCTTGGCGTAACCCAAATGCCGCAGTACTGCCGGGTGATGCGCCACAGATCATTGCACCCGATGCACCAACCCTACCTAAAATGTTGCAATCTCAAGGTTATCGAACCGGCATTGTGGGTAAATGGCACCTGGGCTTAGGGAATGGCGAACTCGATTTCAATACTGAAATTCAAGGCACGCCCAATGATGTCGGCTTTGATACTTCCTATATCATGGCTGCCACCAATGATCGGGTTCCTTGTGTGTACATCAACAATCGGCATGTTGAGAATCTCGATCCTAACGATCCCATCGAAGTCACTTATGAATGGGACAACGCCTTCCCTGACGTACCAACCGGTCGCCATAACCCTGAACTCCTCGACATGATGTACGATCACGGCCATGACGGTACCATTATCAATGGCGTAAGCCGTATTGGCCACATGCGCGGCGGTAAGCGTGCTGTATGGGATGATGAAACCATGGGGGAGCACTTTGCTGACAAAGCCAAGAGCTTTATCAGTGAGAATGCTGAACAGCCTTTTTTCCTTTACTATGCCTTACATCAACCACATGTGCCGCGCATTCCGGCCCCGCAATTTAGAGGTGTCACGCCACATGGGCCACGAGGCGATGTGATAGTGGAAATGGATTGGTGCATTGGGCAAGTACTCGATCATCTCGAATCCTTGGGACTTAAAGAAAATACCTTAGTGATCTTCTCTAGCGACAATGGCCCTGTACTCAATGATGGCTACAAAGACCAAGCGATCGAGAAGAATGGCAATCACCGTATGGCAGGCCCTTTGCGAGGCGGTAAATACAGCTTGTTTGATGGAGGCACCAAAGTCCCCTTCTTGCTGCGCTGGCCCGCAAATGTACAACCAGGAGAAAGCAACACCATCTTTGGTCATGTCGACCTCTATGCCTCACTCGCCGCCCTCACTGGGGCAACGTTGGCTGAAGACGAAGCACCAGATAGCCATAACATGCTGTCAACTCTGACGGATGCACAGCAAACAGGCCGAGAGGAGATTGCCCTCGAAGGAATGCAAGGCGGCAACGTATATCGCTACCGTCATTGGGGTTACATCCCACCGCATGACGGCGAAGCTATCTGCTGCTATACCGGCAACGAAAAAGGCAACCTCAATGCGCCACAGCTGTATGACTTAAGCAAAGATGTCGGACAGCAACATAATTTAGCAGAGCAATACCCCGATGTTGTCGACGAACTGGCTACACGTTTTGCAGCCCATATGCGGTTAGATAAAACCCGATAA
- a CDS encoding ABC transporter ATP-binding protein has translation MSVSPLLTVNNLTVDFTTNDGIVHAVKDVNLTLTKGETLAIVGESGSGKSVSTNAVMRLLPQNAIINSEAEIRFDNKPLHTLSEKEMQGIRGDRIGMIFQEPMTSLNPYMRVGKQVAEALMCHRNVDKHQAKARVLELFDLVHLPQPKIAYNKYPHEFSGGQLQRIMIAMALMNEPDILIADEPTTALDVTVQAEVLNLIKEIQAKMGMAILFITHDLTVVKHVADRVMVMCKGEVVEEGDTDTIFNRPTQDYTKMLIDAIPKGRKDPVEDDAPALIKADDIRVKFLIKQHFIQSRSEYFEAVKGISLELKQGETLGIVGESGSGKSTLGRALIGLLRASGEIHFKGQDISRLSSKARFALKKDIQMVFQDPYGSLSPRMTVGDIITEGLTVHQPHLTRKERLARARVALQEVRLEASAINRYPHEFSGGQRQRIAIARALILEPSFILLDEPTSALDRSVQLTVIDLLKDIQKKHNIGFLFISHDLSVVKALSDRVMVMQKGEVVEEGGAEAIFNSPQTAYTQRLINDSMLA, from the coding sequence ATGTCAGTTTCACCACTTTTGACCGTTAACAACCTGACGGTCGACTTCACCACTAACGATGGCATTGTCCACGCCGTTAAAGACGTTAACCTCACTTTAACGAAGGGCGAAACCCTCGCCATTGTTGGCGAGTCTGGATCAGGAAAATCCGTCTCGACCAATGCCGTGATGCGTCTGCTACCGCAAAATGCCATCATCAACTCGGAAGCAGAGATACGCTTCGACAACAAGCCGCTTCACACTTTGTCAGAAAAAGAGATGCAAGGCATCCGCGGTGACCGTATCGGGATGATATTCCAAGAGCCGATGACTTCCCTCAATCCTTACATGCGTGTCGGTAAGCAAGTGGCTGAAGCCTTAATGTGCCATCGCAACGTCGACAAACATCAAGCAAAAGCACGCGTCCTTGAGCTCTTTGACCTCGTACATCTTCCTCAGCCCAAAATAGCCTACAACAAATACCCACACGAGTTCTCTGGTGGTCAGTTACAACGCATTATGATCGCCATGGCATTAATGAATGAACCGGATATTCTCATCGCCGATGAGCCTACAACCGCACTTGATGTCACCGTACAAGCCGAAGTACTCAACCTCATCAAAGAGATCCAAGCCAAAATGGGCATGGCGATCCTGTTTATCACTCACGATCTTACCGTGGTAAAACACGTTGCTGATCGCGTCATGGTCATGTGCAAAGGAGAAGTGGTTGAAGAAGGCGATACGGACACCATCTTTAACCGCCCGACACAGGATTACACCAAGATGTTGATCGATGCGATTCCGAAAGGACGTAAAGATCCGGTGGAAGACGATGCGCCAGCTCTCATCAAAGCGGATGACATTCGCGTAAAATTCCTCATTAAACAACACTTCATTCAAAGCCGCAGTGAGTATTTTGAGGCCGTAAAAGGCATTTCACTGGAGCTAAAGCAAGGCGAAACCTTAGGGATTGTGGGTGAGTCTGGATCGGGAAAATCGACCCTAGGCCGCGCCCTCATCGGTCTGCTCCGTGCTTCTGGCGAAATTCACTTCAAGGGTCAAGATATCAGCCGTCTCTCTTCCAAAGCGCGTTTTGCACTCAAGAAAGATATCCAAATGGTATTCCAGGATCCTTATGGTTCACTCTCACCGCGTATGACGGTTGGCGATATCATTACCGAAGGATTGACCGTGCATCAGCCTCATCTGACGCGAAAAGAACGCCTTGCTCGCGCTCGTGTTGCGCTCCAAGAGGTACGGTTAGAGGCCAGCGCCATCAACCGCTACCCACATGAGTTCTCTGGTGGGCAACGCCAGCGTATCGCCATTGCGCGCGCTTTAATCTTAGAGCCCTCTTTCATCCTCCTTGATGAACCGACATCCGCACTGGATCGCTCCGTACAACTTACCGTCATCGACTTACTGAAAGACATTCAGAAAAAACACAACATTGGCTTTTTATTCATTAGTCATGACCTCAGTGTTGTTAAAGCGTTATCAGACCGCGTGATGGTGATGCAGAAAGGTGAGGTCGTTGAAGAGGGTGGCGCGGAGGCGATCTTTAACTCGCCACAAACTGCTTATACACAGCGACTGATCAACGACAGTATGCTGGCATAA
- a CDS encoding DUF2264 domain-containing protein: MAYRITDLIARLHPEIEQTLFADFETTLTPLKEIAAHFVNDHCQQTANLTPAAHFDASAQNLEGVARLMWAVVPAADSLPDACAALRERIENGVNPVHPNYWGVPIDFDQRVVEMTSIAVAMIDAREIFFDALSPESQANLLNWLGSVATLKLPENNWRFFRILILTALELVGGAIEPIDRSVLEYDFALVERSYTSEGWYHDGPREVYDYYNPFAFHFYALTYVRWCRRRDPQRAQLYLQRAFEFAERYRFWFADDGAQLVYGRSLNYRFAAAALWGQLAEMTDLPQKIQHYRGHWQRNMQWWSQQPIWDDRFGLQCGFSYPNLNVSEFYTSAMSPLLALKAFSVLRLGPDHPFWRLNPTDDKEKSIMVFQHQHQVIKRDRGVYMLTGGMGSAELRHSADKYLKFAYSSDHGFCVESTQWLEQGFVGDNLLAFQHPETKQWFSRSDLIDRRWSGGWLETVWQPFAGCHVTTRQRFSLDGEVREHEINSDFDLHFVATGYAVDSWVSCLTDPNAIKDNTCRIGGATVWSELEIEDGGRCAPLPCAPNSNLRFTQCSVPSASGQIRKGKSVLRTIIRAGRVPA, from the coding sequence CACATTTCGTTAATGACCATTGTCAGCAAACGGCCAACCTGACCCCGGCGGCGCATTTTGATGCGAGTGCTCAGAACCTCGAAGGGGTGGCGCGATTAATGTGGGCGGTTGTCCCTGCGGCTGACTCTCTCCCTGACGCCTGTGCAGCGTTACGTGAACGCATTGAAAACGGCGTTAACCCTGTGCATCCAAACTATTGGGGTGTACCGATTGATTTTGATCAGCGCGTTGTCGAGATGACGTCGATTGCCGTGGCGATGATTGATGCGAGGGAGATTTTCTTTGACGCTCTATCACCGGAATCGCAGGCTAACCTACTTAACTGGCTTGGCAGTGTCGCCACGCTCAAACTCCCAGAAAATAATTGGCGCTTTTTCCGTATTCTGATTCTCACGGCGTTGGAGCTGGTGGGCGGCGCAATAGAGCCGATTGATCGCTCGGTGCTGGAGTATGATTTTGCGTTGGTGGAGCGTTCATATACCTCAGAGGGTTGGTATCATGACGGGCCTCGCGAAGTCTATGATTACTACAACCCATTTGCTTTCCATTTTTACGCGCTGACGTATGTGCGTTGGTGTCGTCGCCGCGATCCGCAACGGGCTCAGCTCTATCTACAACGTGCGTTTGAGTTTGCTGAACGCTATCGATTTTGGTTTGCAGATGATGGTGCGCAGCTTGTTTACGGTCGCTCATTAAACTATCGTTTCGCGGCCGCGGCACTATGGGGGCAGTTGGCAGAGATGACGGATCTGCCGCAGAAGATCCAGCACTATCGTGGCCATTGGCAACGCAACATGCAGTGGTGGTCTCAACAACCGATATGGGATGACCGTTTCGGTTTGCAATGTGGTTTTAGCTATCCGAACCTGAATGTTTCGGAGTTTTACACCAGCGCGATGTCGCCGCTTCTGGCATTGAAGGCATTTTCAGTCTTGCGTCTTGGTCCAGATCACCCTTTTTGGCGTTTAAACCCCACCGACGATAAAGAAAAATCGATCATGGTTTTCCAGCATCAGCATCAAGTGATCAAGCGCGATCGCGGGGTGTATATGCTGACGGGCGGCATGGGCAGTGCAGAGCTGCGCCATAGTGCGGATAAGTATCTGAAATTTGCCTACAGCAGTGATCACGGATTCTGTGTTGAAAGCACACAGTGGTTAGAGCAGGGGTTTGTCGGTGATAACTTGTTGGCGTTTCAGCACCCAGAAACTAAGCAATGGTTTAGCCGAAGCGATCTCATTGATCGTCGCTGGTCCGGCGGCTGGCTAGAAACGGTGTGGCAACCTTTTGCAGGCTGTCACGTGACGACGCGACAGCGCTTCTCTCTCGATGGCGAAGTCCGAGAGCACGAGATTAACAGTGATTTTGATCTTCATTTTGTCGCCACTGGATACGCTGTCGACAGTTGGGTTTCGTGCTTAACCGATCCTAACGCGATCAAAGATAACACCTGCCGTATTGGTGGCGCGACAGTGTGGAGTGAACTTGAGATTGAAGATGGTGGTCGTTGCGCGCCGCTGCCTTGTGCACCCAATAGTAATTTACGCTTTACTCAGTGTTCGGTCCCTTCCGCAAGCGGCCAAATACGGAAAGGAAAATCCGTGTTACGGACCATTATTCGAGCAGGTCGGGTACCGGCCTAG